The sequence below is a genomic window from Acidilobus saccharovorans 345-15.
GAACATGAGCTGAAGTAGCTGGGGCACGAGAGAGGGCCTTAAGGCATCTAGCTCCTCCTGTACAGGATTTTTGAGCTCTACAGTGTCGCTGATCATATCAAAGAGCCTCAGTAAGGAGGAGCTGGTCAATATATAGCTCATTACCTCGGTGAAGCCAAGCCCTGCCATTATGTCGCGTGCCGCCCTTGAGAGCAGGGTGTGGTCTAACAACGATCCTCTAGCGTCGTTCATGTACTTGCTTGGTAAAAGCTTGGGGGAGTCATAGCCTAACGCCATGGCAATGTCTTCCACGAGATCTATCTCAGATATTATGTCATAACGGAACGGAGGAATTGTAACTTTTACATGGCCGTTCTCAGGCGAGGCGCTGTGCCTCATCTTGAGCAGCGAAAGTGTAACCTCATCGACTGTTAGGTCCGTCCCCAGGACCCTGTTTACGTAGTTTATATCAAGGCTCAGCTCCCTGCTCTTAAGTACTGGCGTGTGTAAAGGCTCTCCTGTCCTTGGAACTACCCTGACGAAACCTATGTAAGTTCCTCTCCTCTCGGCTAAGTTAAGCGTTATGATGTCCAGCACCTTAAGCACGGAGGCAAGGTCCGTTCCAGTGACGTCGATTAGAAGATCCCTGGTGCCGACCTCAACCCTGGTGAGCTCAGAATTTATCACGGGGGGCAGAGAGAGCACAGCCCCACCATCTTCTGTAAATGCCGGGTGGAGGCCCTCAGCTAGACTTATGTTGCCATATTTTACCCCCTGCTCCGTGCTCCTCAGAACTTCAGCTATCGACATGGTTTCGCTTCCACCAAGGGGTACCATGCTGCTCTTGAGCGGTATCATGCTGTACCTGAGCCTCTTGGACTTAACCTTAGCCAGGTCGTGGAACCCTATTGCTACCTTCCTTCTTCTCCTTCCTACAGTGTCATGGAGTTTCTCTTGGAACTGAACGAGCTCCTCAAGGAAGGACTCCGAATCGACGTTCACATTATATACCACGGCAGCAGCTATGTAAGGCCTAGTCTCTGGCATCTCATTGACGAGCTCCAGGCCGCTGTCCCTGAGCTTCCCATCTAAGGGCGTCCAGCCAAGTTCTATGGACTCTATGCCTCTGACGGCCCTTGCTATGCCTTCAGAGATAAACATGTCTGGCCTGTCCGGGTTTATCTCAACCGAGAGATAGTTATCATTAAGCTCGGTCTCGCACTTTAACCTGAAAAGCGCCTCCTCAACTATGTCAAGGTCCAGGCCTGTGGTCTCCACCAGCCTCTCAGGCCTAAACCTGAGCGTTACCATGGCTTCACACCTCAACTTTAAATGATCTCAGAAAGTCGTAGTCTTTAGAGTAGAGGTCTCTAACGTCATGAAGTCCAAAGCGGGCCAGGGCCAGCCTCTCAACGCCCATGCCCCAGGCGCCCACCTGGTAATCAACGCCAGCAATTCTTAGAACCTCTGGCCTGAAGAGACCCGCGCCGAAGACCTCAACCATGCTGCTTCCTATCCTTGCATAACCCTCTACGCTGGGCTCCGTGAATGGGAAGTAGGCAGGCTTAAACTTAAGCTCCAGGCCAAGCCTTTTGCCGAACTCGCTTAGGAACCCAAGCAGGTCCCTAAACGTGAAGTCTTTCCAGCCCATAATTCCATCCAGCTGATGGAAGTCTGATAGATGGGTGGCATCCACGGGATCAGCTCTGAAGACTTTATCTATCGTGAAGAACCTGATGGGAGGTCTGGGCCTGGAGGCGAGAACCCTTATGGTTACCGCGGTGGTCTGACTTCTCAGAATTCTCCTTGAGGCTACGCTTCCATCCCACTGATATCCCCAGCCATGTTCGTGCTCATACTTAACCCTGGCAACTATGTCAGCATAATCGCTTAGGTCAGCCGGTGGTAGGTCAGGCCAGAAAGTGTCGTGCATCTCCCTGGCTGGGTGGTCCTGGGGCTGAAAGAGCGCGTCGAAGTTGAATAGCTCCAACTCCACGAGGGGGCCGCTCACTTCGACGAAGCCCATCTCCTTCATGAGATCTTTAAGCTCCTCTATGAACTCAGCAAAGAAGTGTTTTCTTGCAGGCATCCTTAATGGTGGTTCTGCGCTAACGTCGTAGGGCCTTAATGTGTATTCTCTCCATTTGCCTGTGGCTATAAGTTCATGAGATAACTTTGCTATGCTTGGCTTAGCGGTTGCCAGCGAGAGCCCTTGAGGTAACAGCCTTATACTTACCAGGTTTTTTTGCTCAACTTTTACAAGACCTCTGCCCTTCAGGACGTCGACTATTTTCTCGCTTACAAGCCCTCCCTCCTTTATGCTCCTAAGGCCCCCCTTTAGGTTGACTACGCTCGCCTTGAAACCTTCGTGGTCTACGAGAGTTATCATGCCATTAGCTATCTTTACATAGCCAGCCTTAATGGCTACCCCGATGGCTATGTTGAAGTCGTTCCCAAGGGAGCTTCTAGCTAAATCGACTGCCACAGAGCCATTGTTGGCCTCTAACAGCTCGAGAAGCCTCTCTTCAGGTAATCCGTTCCTCAGGGCCTCTTCGCCCCTCTCCGTCAAAAGTATCCTGGTGACAGTTCTTCTATCGACCTTGACAAGCCCCTTAGCCTCGAGAAGACTTGCTAAACTCGCAGCGCTGCTAGTAGGCATGCCTATAAGCTCCTCCGATTTCTCAAGGTCCAGCGGCTCACCAAGACTTGCGAGCTTTTTGAGAAGCTCTAGCTCGCCAGGGCTCAGCTGCTCAGCAGCCATGGTTAGCCTCCTGTGATTGACTTAAGGTTGAACAATTAAATGTTTGTCTCGGAGGACGAGAAGCCCAGGTAAACTTAATATCCTCCGTCAGGTTGACTTCATATCTCGATGATTACCGTGGGGGCTACCAGAGCCATTCTAAGGCTTGTAAAGCAGAGAATAGGCGAACCCGCGCTAAGGAAGGTTGAGCCTCCAAAGGGTTTCCTGTTCGTAACGTCGCAGGAAAGCGTAGATATAGTCACGTATCCTGCGTCCTTGGACTATCTCTTAGTGCAACCTGAGGGCTACTCTGACGTCTTTAAATATACATCAGAGCTCAAGATAGCCCAGGAGCCGTGGCAGTCGTATTGTCAGTGGCACAACGGCCCCCTAGATGAAGCTGATGACCCTCTCAAGAGGTTATATTGTCCGGTCGCGGCCGAGGGCTTCTGTTCAAAGCACAGGAGGTCGGAAAGGGCAATTTACACCCTGTGCCTTGATTCAAGGTCTGAGAAGGCGCTTGAAGCCTGTAAGTATATAGATAGCGTGGTAAAGGGCGAGTACGTAGTTTATATGTTGGACTATGGAGGCGATAAACCTAAGGTAGGCGCGACGAGGAAATTCAGGCTATTAGAGAGGATAGCAGAGCAGCCTCACGTCGTAGCTACGGTTATTATGGAAGTTGATAGTCTCTTAGCAGCAAGGAAAGCTGAGATGCGTATATCGAGCAGCGGCATAGCTGTCGAGAGCTGGCGCCATAAGTTGCTCAATGCTCAGGACCACTACTTTGCGTCGCTGAGGCTCAGCGAGGCGGCATCGAAAGCCTCCAAGCTTCTGGGAGTTCAGTGGGACAACAAGTTATTTTCCATAGTCTCACAGGACTTCATATCCATGAGGCCGAGGGTTGTTGATGCTGAGTCGCTTGTAGACAAATCGTTAATTCCATGGGCCTCTTGGGGAGGGTTCATAATGTTTAAGGACAGCGGAGGCTCCCTCGTGGCTGTTAAGTCATCGCAGCTAATGCACAAGAACTCTTTGATAGTGGACCTTGGCTCTACCTGATGAGGACCTCTAGGGATGCAGCAGCGGCGCTCATGAGGCCCTTGTCCACCAACGCCTGGTCGCTCTGCAGGGAGCCGGCCGAGTTACTTATCACGAGGGCGCAGGCGGCGCTGACACCTCTTATTCGTGACAGGGCGGTTACCGTGGCGCACTCCATTTCGACGGCCTTAAATCCAAGGGATTTAAGCAACCCTAGCACATTGGATTCAGCGTAAAAGGAGTCGCTTGAGAACACGGCCCCCTTGGTGGCCTTTACGCCCAACTTAGATAGCTCCTGCAGCAGCCTGTAGGTGAGCTCCAGGTCAGGAGATGATGGTGGACATATAGATCCAAAGTAAAGCCCTAGGCCAGCGCCGCCATATGTTGAGGACGCCGCGTCAGCGACAAGTACGTCTCCAGGCCTTAGCTCTGGGGAGATGGCGCCTGCAGTTCCTACCCTTATAATTCTCTTAGCCCCTATACTTATTAGCTCCTCAACTACAATGGCAACGCTGGGACCTCCCATTCCGTGAGCTGCTATGGCGACCTCCTTGTCCTTGTAGAAACCCACGTAAGTCCTGAGCCCTCTGTTGTCATTTATAAGGCGTGGCCTTTCAAGCAATGATGCAAACCTGTCGGCTCTCAGCGGGTCCCCTGTTATCAGAACGCCCTCAGGAACTCTTTCAGCCTTTATGTGGTAGGGCATTTACATCCTCCTCAGCGTTGGTATGCCCAGCACGCTCATACCAATGCCTAGGGACTGTCTGACGATGTCCACTATTAAGGCCTTTAGCTCCTTTGCCCCAACATCAGGCTCCCTGATCACGGAGTCCTGTTCATACCACGTGTTGAAGCTATCCGCCAGGTCAGCCAGATGCGATACCAGATCCTCTGGGGCGAGATCATCTGCTGCCTTAGCTATCACTAGCGGAGTCTTCAATGCCTTTACAAGGAGCCTCCTCCGAGGCTCCGTGCACTTGTCTGGGTCCACGGAGTTAAGATCCACCTTCCCGTGCTTTTCGAGTATATTGACGGCCCTCACGTATGTATATTGAAGGTACGGGCCGCTGCTCTCCCTAAGGTTCATAGCCTTATCAACACTGAAGGTAAGGGGCTTTGACGCGCTCATGTGAACCATGAAGTACCTGATGGCTCCAACGCTTATACTCCTGGCTATAACCATGGCTTCCTCCTTTGACATAGATGGGTTTCTCTCGGTGACCTCCTTCAACGCCCGGGTGGAGAGCTCCGTGAGAAGGGAATCCAGCGTGACATACTCGCCTCTCCTTCCATGCATGCTGCCGGTGGTGAGCCTGACTATTTCATAGTCATAATGAATTAGGTTTAACGCCTCCCTCCTGTGGCCGAGGCCGTAAAGCGCTACCCTTAGCTGTAGCTGTGGAAGCCTCTGGTCAGCACCTATGACGTTAATTACCTTATCCGCGTTGGCCTGAGAGAACTTAAGGATACTGTAGGCCAGGTCCCTTGTGGTATAAAGCGTAGTGCCATCGCTCCTGAGCAGAATGAGAGGCGGCAGGGAGAACCCTTTGGGAAGCCTTATAGAGCTGAGGGCCTCCTTGTCATGTTGAATCTCTTCACTTATTATCTGAGGTACGTCTATTGCGTCAGCGTCCTTGTACTTAATGAAGTACCTGCTTCCCTTGGCTTCTTCAACAAGCCTGCCCACGAGCCCGCTCCAGACCAGGTCACTCTCCCAGTCCCAGAAGTCAAAGCTCACGCCGAGAATCTCAAGGCTTTGCTTGAAGCCTTCGAGGACCGCCTGAACCATGGATCTAATCAATGTCTTCTCAGGCTCAAGCCCCTTCTCGTACCTATTATTAAGGTCAGCCACAGCTGCATCAGGGTTCTCAAGCGAGGACAGCGCGGTGTAAAGCTTGTCAAAGAAGTTCCCTGGGTCCTGCGACTTTAGCCTAGCGAGGGTTGACGCTAGCTTTTCCGCCTCTTCGCTGTTTCCAGCTTTTTTCGCGTTTAGAAGGTCTATTGTGGTGCTGGTCACGGCATAAATCCAGCCGACCAGGGAGTCGGGCTTTATTGAGAGCCTCTGCGACTCTTTTAGCACGTCTATGCCCAGCAGCTTAACTCCAAGGGCTGCTATGGACACCTGCCGGCCAACGTCATCTATGTAAAACCTTGTCACAACGCTATGCCCTCTTGACTTGAGAAGCCTTGCAAGCGAGTCCCCTATGCAGGCGTTCCTCGTGTGCCCTATATGAAGGGGATGTATGGGGTTGGCGCTGGTGTGCTCAACCACTATCTTGAGGGGCCTAGAGGTCTTAGGGACCTCTAGCTCCTCGCCATTCTTAGCCCACTCTACTACCGCTTTGACAAGGTCCCCGCACCTGAAGGTTAAGTTAGTGAACCCCTTTAAGTTCTTCACGTCGACATAGTGAATGTTATAGTCTGATGCAAGCCTACTTGCCAATATCTTGGCTACTTCATCAGGGTCCTTGGAGTACCTTATAGATGGAAATGAAGAGTCCCCGTACTCCTCCTTTACAGGTTCCATCAGGTCCCTAAAGGCGACCAGCTGGTCAACGCCCAGCATATCTGAGAGAATTTCCGAAGAGCTGACGATAGCCCTGGTCACAGGGTCTAGCAAGCTTCAGCCCTAGCGCCAAGCAGTGAGACGTCGACTTAAACTTTCCTGAGAATCTCCGAAAAGGCCCTTATGACGTCACTCTGTCCGCTCACCGTTACTACAGTCGCGCCGCAGCCCTGTATCTTTGAGATCTCAGCTAAACTGGCCGACGGAGGCGCAAGAAGGGCTAACCTACGGCCCCTGCTGATGAAGCTGCAGATTGTTTCAGAGGGCTCCAAGTCCCTGACGGTTTGCCTTAGGTCAGATATCATGACAACTCTCTTAGCGGTTTCAGAGGCCCTCAAGGCCTGGGAAACGTTGGTATACCCATCGAACCTGAGCGACGCCAACAGCCTTATCATGGTCTGCCTCTTCAGGGGCCCCTTTACAGGCTTCACTGTATCATTAAAGAGCACCAGTAAATCTATGCTGTCCGTGGCCAAAGCGGCAGCCGCTAGCGCCATAGAAGAGTATGGCCTCATGGAGCCGCTTATGTCCAGTAAGAGCGAGAAGCTCTTTACCTTCTCGCGAGTTCTATAGGTCATAAAGTTACTGGCCATTCTTATGTACTTTAGCTCGGACCTTCTCAAGTCAAGCCGTCCGCCAGCGGTGTTATAAGTTGTTCTCTTGCCCTGGTGTAGACCCGTCGCTGTTCTGGCGAGTGAAAGCTCTAAAAGGCGTTCAAGAGCTCTTCTTTCCTTCGCATCTTCAGTATTAATATAGAGATCCTGAACTACCGGGATTAAGACCTCCGGCGGCAAGTTAGCTAAGGAACTTGGGCCTCCCTGAGCCACCCCTATTATAGCTTTAGCCTCGTTTAGAAGGCTTCTGGCAGTCTCGCTGAGTTCCCCCTCATTAACTTTGCTAAGAGCAGCTTCCGCATATTTGCTTTCCTCCATTGCAAGCTGAAGGTAACGTGGCTCCCGATCACTT
It includes:
- the pheT gene encoding phenylalanine--tRNA ligase subunit beta translates to MVTLRFRPERLVETTGLDLDIVEEALFRLKCETELNDNYLSVEINPDRPDMFISEGIARAVRGIESIELGWTPLDGKLRDSGLELVNEMPETRPYIAAAVVYNVNVDSESFLEELVQFQEKLHDTVGRRRRKVAIGFHDLAKVKSKRLRYSMIPLKSSMVPLGGSETMSIAEVLRSTEQGVKYGNISLAEGLHPAFTEDGGAVLSLPPVINSELTRVEVGTRDLLIDVTGTDLASVLKVLDIITLNLAERRGTYIGFVRVVPRTGEPLHTPVLKSRELSLDINYVNRVLGTDLTVDEVTLSLLKMRHSASPENGHVKVTIPPFRYDIISEIDLVEDIAMALGYDSPKLLPSKYMNDARGSLLDHTLLSRAARDIMAGLGFTEVMSYILTSSSLLRLFDMISDTVELKNPVQEELDALRPSLVPQLLQLMFFNVSKTKPVNIFEIGKTVKKIGSEAVEDLKLAAATMDDSVSYEDIQAVAYAFIRSFGLKPSAKPLTASWLLAGRSASLLANGHEIGVIGEINPVILDKLNVTYPVAVFELSLTELLKVIRAGAAGQKP
- a CDS encoding phenylalanine--tRNA ligase subunit alpha, with amino-acid sequence MAAEQLSPGELELLKKLASLGEPLDLEKSEELIGMPTSSAASLASLLEAKGLVKVDRRTVTRILLTERGEEALRNGLPEERLLELLEANNGSVAVDLARSSLGNDFNIAIGVAIKAGYVKIANGMITLVDHEGFKASVVNLKGGLRSIKEGGLVSEKIVDVLKGRGLVKVEQKNLVSIRLLPQGLSLATAKPSIAKLSHELIATGKWREYTLRPYDVSAEPPLRMPARKHFFAEFIEELKDLMKEMGFVEVSGPLVELELFNFDALFQPQDHPAREMHDTFWPDLPPADLSDYADIVARVKYEHEHGWGYQWDGSVASRRILRSQTTAVTIRVLASRPRPPIRFFTIDKVFRADPVDATHLSDFHQLDGIMGWKDFTFRDLLGFLSEFGKRLGLELKFKPAYFPFTEPSVEGYARIGSSMVEVFGAGLFRPEVLRIAGVDYQVGAWGMGVERLALARFGLHDVRDLYSKDYDFLRSFKVEV
- a CDS encoding DUF2797 domain-containing protein — protein: MGATRAILRLVKQRIGEPALRKVEPPKGFLFVTSQESVDIVTYPASLDYLLVQPEGYSDVFKYTSELKIAQEPWQSYCQWHNGPLDEADDPLKRLYCPVAAEGFCSKHRRSERAIYTLCLDSRSEKALEACKYIDSVVKGEYVVYMLDYGGDKPKVGATRKFRLLERIAEQPHVVATVIMEVDSLLAARKAEMRISSSGIAVESWRHKLLNAQDHYFASLRLSEAASKASKLLGVQWDNKLFSIVSQDFISMRPRVVDAESLVDKSLIPWASWGGFIMFKDSGGSLVAVKSSQLMHKNSLIVDLGST
- a CDS encoding purine and other phosphorylase family 1, which gives rise to MPYHIKAERVPEGVLITGDPLRADRFASLLERPRLINDNRGLRTYVGFYKDKEVAIAAHGMGGPSVAIVVEELISIGAKRIIRVGTAGAISPELRPGDVLVADAASSTYGGAGLGLYFGSICPPSSPDLELTYRLLQELSKLGVKATKGAVFSSDSFYAESNVLGLLKSLGFKAVEMECATVTALSRIRGVSAACALVISNSAGSLQSDQALVDKGLMSAAAASLEVLIR
- a CDS encoding arginine--tRNA ligase produces the protein MLDPVTRAIVSSSEILSDMLGVDQLVAFRDLMEPVKEEYGDSSFPSIRYSKDPDEVAKILASRLASDYNIHYVDVKNLKGFTNLTFRCGDLVKAVVEWAKNGEELEVPKTSRPLKIVVEHTSANPIHPLHIGHTRNACIGDSLARLLKSRGHSVVTRFYIDDVGRQVSIAALGVKLLGIDVLKESQRLSIKPDSLVGWIYAVTSTTIDLLNAKKAGNSEEAEKLASTLARLKSQDPGNFFDKLYTALSSLENPDAAVADLNNRYEKGLEPEKTLIRSMVQAVLEGFKQSLEILGVSFDFWDWESDLVWSGLVGRLVEEAKGSRYFIKYKDADAIDVPQIISEEIQHDKEALSSIRLPKGFSLPPLILLRSDGTTLYTTRDLAYSILKFSQANADKVINVIGADQRLPQLQLRVALYGLGHRREALNLIHYDYEIVRLTTGSMHGRRGEYVTLDSLLTELSTRALKEVTERNPSMSKEEAMVIARSISVGAIRYFMVHMSASKPLTFSVDKAMNLRESSGPYLQYTYVRAVNILEKHGKVDLNSVDPDKCTEPRRRLLVKALKTPLVIAKAADDLAPEDLVSHLADLADSFNTWYEQDSVIREPDVGAKELKALIVDIVRQSLGIGMSVLGIPTLRRM
- a CDS encoding VWA domain-containing protein; the encoded protein is MRTEDLINLVRKLAMFLRSQGKGVSISEELTAIYLAEAYFNLSDRADYDDIMTIILAALAKDDESEALIKEYLSGLPAWHDNFDNNLRKRGCKDHNPKPYYDVINEVQYVHGIPKNPRKLKYVANMLAKLGELRDPRVVAKILEQRPSIALSVGKERSLAAVRYMNSEKAAEVVRKLIANADSYEEALSVAKAVDPRLLWRVEIKGFIKGSSLEALVKASLSLRHAAASLSDREPRYLQLAMEESKYAEAALSKVNEGELSETARSLLNEAKAIIGVAQGGPSSLANLPPEVLIPVVQDLYINTEDAKERRALERLLELSLARTATGLHQGKRTTYNTAGGRLDLRRSELKYIRMASNFMTYRTREKVKSFSLLLDISGSMRPYSSMALAAAALATDSIDLLVLFNDTVKPVKGPLKRQTMIRLLASLRFDGYTNVSQALRASETAKRVVMISDLRQTVRDLEPSETICSFISRGRRLALLAPPSASLAEISKIQGCGATVVTVSGQSDVIRAFSEILRKV